Part of the Arsenicicoccus sp. oral taxon 190 genome, CGGGGCCGGCGCGCGCCCCACGCCCTCCGGCACTCGTGGGGACGCCTCCCTGCCGCCGATCACCCTCGCCTTCGCGGGGGACACGCAGGCGTATGGCGTCGCCGCCCGCCTCAACGAGGTGGGCCTGGGCGCCGCCGGCCGCCTGCTGGCGCAGGCCGACCTGGCCATGGTCAACCTCGAGACCGCCGTGGCCCGCGACCGGTCCGGCCTCACCCCCCAGCCGAAGCCGTTCACCTTCGTGACGGGACCGGCGATCCTGGACACCCTCAAGGCCGAGGGCGTCGACGTCGTGACGGCCGCCAACAACCACACGATGGACTTCGGCGAGGAGGGGATGCGCCGGATGCTCGAGGTCAAGGCGACCTCGCCCGTCCCCATGGTCGGGCTCGGCAAGGACGCCGACGAGGCGTGGGCGCCGTGGACCACCGAGGTCAAGGGTCGGCGGGTGGTGGTCTTCGGCGCGACCGACGTGCTCGACCGGCACCTGGACTGGAAGGCGGGTCCGGGCAAGCTCGGGCTCGCCAAGGTCATGGACGACGACGGCTTCGCGCGGCTCCTCGCGGGGGTGCGTGCGGCGCGGGCCGCCGGGCCGCAGGACGTCATCGTGGTCTACCTGCACTCGGGCGTCGAGAAGGAGCGCTGCCCCACGCCGCGTCAGGTCTACACCGACAAGGCCCTCGCCGAGGCGGGAGCCACCGTCGTCGTCGGCAGCCACGCCCACGTCCTGCAGACCACCACGACGGTGGGCGACACCGCGGTGGCCTACGGCCTCGGCAACTTCGCCTTCGGCAGCGGCAGCCCGGAGACCCTGGCCACCGGGGTGCTGACCGTCACGGTGCCCGGAGCGGGGGCCCCCTCGATGCGCTTCGACCCGGCGCGGGTGACCGGCGGGCTGCCCCGCCTGCTGTCCGGGGCCGAGCGGGAGCAGGCGCTGCGGTCGTGGCAGAGCCGCGGGCAGGGCTGCTCCTGACGGGTCGGTTCGCCTTGTGCGGCGTCCCTGACGTATGCTCGTCTCTTGGATGGTTGCTGCGTCGATCGGCCGTGCGCTCCGGCGCCGGGTGGGGACGCGGCGGTGATCCTTAGGGTAGTAGCTCAATTGGTAGAGCACCGGTCTCCAAAACCGGCGGTTGGGGGTTCGAGTCCCTCCTGCCCTGCTGAGCACGTGGTCGTCGGACGAAGGCAGGGACTGTGAGCGAGGTCAACACCCAGCGGGGTGGCGCGCGCCAGCAGCAGGCTCGCCGCGGTTTCTTCGGCCGCATCGCGCTGTTCATCGCCCAGGTGCTGGACGAGCTGCGCAAGGTGGTCCGCCCGACCCGGGACGAGCTCGTCACCTACACCACGGTCGTGATGGTCTTCGTCATCGCGATCATGCTGTTCTGCGCGGCGCTCGACTACGGGATCGGCAAGCTCGTCTTCTGGGCCTTCGCCGGCAGCTGACGGCCGGGCCGCGACCGCCGGTCCGCACCCGTCCCACCGGCACCCCGCCTGATCTAGCAAGGAAGTAGGCCCGCACCGTGTCCGACCAGCCCTCGCACGACCCCTTCGCCACGAGCGACGAGGCCGACGGGCGCGACGCCGCGCAGCCCGTCGAGACCGCTGACGCCGACACCGAGGTCCGCGAGGCGCCGGTCGACGAGGCGCCCGAGGCGGCGCCCGCCGCGGCCGGGGAGCGCTCCGACGCCGCGGCCGAGGAGGCCCCTGCGGCCGAGGTCCCCGACGCGCCGGCGGTCAACCCGCTGGAGGAGTTCAAGCGCGACCTGCGCATGCTCGAGGGCGACTGGTACGTCGTGCACTCCTACGCCGGCTACGAGAACCGCGTGAAGACCAACCTCGAGACCCGCGTGACCAGCCTCAACATGGAGCCCTACATCTTCCAGGTGGAGGTCCCCATGGAGGAGGTCACCGAGATCAAGAACGGCCAGCGCAAGACCGTCCGCCGCGTGCGGATGCCCGGTTACGTGCTGGTGCGCATGGACCTGACCGACGAGAGCTGGGGTGCCGTCCGGCACACGCCCGGCGTCACGGGCTTCGTGGGCCACACCCACCAGCCGGTGCCGCTGAGCCTCGACGAGGTCGTCACGATGCTCGCCCCGAAGTTCGAGGAGCCCGCGGCCCCCGCCGCGGCCGGTGCGCCGGCTGCCGGTCAGGGCGCTGCCGCCGGGGCCGCCGCCCGCCCCACGGTGGACGTCGACTTCGAGGTCGGCGAGTCCGTCACGGTGATGGAGGGCCCCTTCGAGACCCTCGACGCCACGGTTTCTGAGATCAACGCCGAGACCCAGAAGCTCAAGGTGCTCGTCTCGATCTTCGGCCGGGAGACCCCGGTCGAGCTGGGCTTCAACCAGGTCGCCAAGATCTGAGCCGGCCCACCGCCCTGCGGCACCCCGCAGGGCTGCAACCGGGTCATCGCCCACGGCGTCGGCCCACCACCAGGTAAGGAACACATCACATGCCTCCCAAGAAGAAGGTCTCCGGCTTCATCAAGCTGCAGATCCAGGCTGGTGCCGCGACGCCGGCGCCGCCCGTCGGCCCCGCGCTGGGTCAGCACGGCGTCAACATCATGGAGTTCGTCAAGGCCTACAACGCCGCGACGGAGTCCCAGCGTGGCAACGTCATCCCGGTCGAGATCACGGTCTACGAGGACCGCTCGTTCACCTTCATCACCAAGACGCCGCCGGCCGCCGAGCTGATCAAGAAGGCCGCGGGCGTCCCCAAGGGCTCCGGCGTCCCCAACAAGACCAAGGTCGCCACCCTCTCGGCCGACCAGGTCCGCGAGATCGCCCAGCAGAAGATGCAGGACCTCAACGCCAACGACCTCGAGATGGCCGCCCGCATCATCGCCGGCACCGCCCGCTCGATGGGCATCAACACCCCCGGTTACGAGTCCTGATCTCGTGACCTGTGGGCCCCACCGGGGCTCGCCCGTGGCAGGA contains:
- the nusG gene encoding transcription termination/antitermination protein NusG — its product is MSDQPSHDPFATSDEADGRDAAQPVETADADTEVREAPVDEAPEAAPAAAGERSDAAAEEAPAAEVPDAPAVNPLEEFKRDLRMLEGDWYVVHSYAGYENRVKTNLETRVTSLNMEPYIFQVEVPMEEVTEIKNGQRKTVRRVRMPGYVLVRMDLTDESWGAVRHTPGVTGFVGHTHQPVPLSLDEVVTMLAPKFEEPAAPAAAGAPAAGQGAAAGAAARPTVDVDFEVGESVTVMEGPFETLDATVSEINAETQKLKVLVSIFGRETPVELGFNQVAKI
- a CDS encoding CapA family protein, producing the protein MVDQRPLYRARRHGALALVGTAAALLAAGGLALADLVGPPDPTPRSVAAAVSGPATTPGEVTATAGAGARPTPSGTRGDASLPPITLAFAGDTQAYGVAARLNEVGLGAAGRLLAQADLAMVNLETAVARDRSGLTPQPKPFTFVTGPAILDTLKAEGVDVVTAANNHTMDFGEEGMRRMLEVKATSPVPMVGLGKDADEAWAPWTTEVKGRRVVVFGATDVLDRHLDWKAGPGKLGLAKVMDDDGFARLLAGVRAARAAGPQDVIVVYLHSGVEKERCPTPRQVYTDKALAEAGATVVVGSHAHVLQTTTTVGDTAVAYGLGNFAFGSGSPETLATGVLTVTVPGAGAPSMRFDPARVTGGLPRLLSGAEREQALRSWQSRGQGCS
- the secE gene encoding preprotein translocase subunit SecE, whose product is MSEVNTQRGGARQQQARRGFFGRIALFIAQVLDELRKVVRPTRDELVTYTTVVMVFVIAIMLFCAALDYGIGKLVFWAFAGS
- the rplK gene encoding 50S ribosomal protein L11; its protein translation is MPPKKKVSGFIKLQIQAGAATPAPPVGPALGQHGVNIMEFVKAYNAATESQRGNVIPVEITVYEDRSFTFITKTPPAAELIKKAAGVPKGSGVPNKTKVATLSADQVREIAQQKMQDLNANDLEMAARIIAGTARSMGINTPGYES